The genomic window AATGCACGCGCAACGCCTGCGGCAGGTTCGATTCGGCCGCCGCCAACTCGATGAGCTGCCGGAACAGCTGGCGCACGGTGACGCCGTACCCGCCGAACTCGACCGGCACCCGCAATGCGCCGAATTTCGCCGCACGCAGCCGGCCCACTTCGTCGAACGGCAGTCGGCGGTCGACCTCCCGCTCCACCGCGCCCTGCGCGATACGCTCGAAGATCGGTCCGAAGACCGCATCCAGTTCGGAATCGGTGGCGGATTCGGTCTCGATGGATGTCATCGCCCCACGATGGCGCACCCCGCGGATCAGCTCACGGGTTGCGCGCACCGCGATCGTAATGCGGCACAGCTCCCAAGCGCGCATGCTGTCCGTCAGCACCACGATGCTGGTCCGCGGTGGTTGTCGGTGGGTCTGGTTACAGTCGCGAGGTGGCTGGATCGGAGTACTCGTTCACGGCGGAGGTGTGGGAACACTCCGGCGAGATGTCCTGGCATTTCATCTCACTACCCGAAGACATCGCCGATGAGATCGAGGAGAAGTACGCCCACCGCGCCGGTGGGTTCGGTTCGGTCCGCGTGCACGTCACCATCGGCATCAGCCGCTGGTCGACCTCCCTGTTCCCCGACAAGTCCCGTGCCACCTACCTACTTCCGCTGAAGAAGGCGATCCGCACCGCCGAAGAACTCACCGCGGGCTCCCGACCGCGGATCGAGCTGGTCGTCGCCGTCTGACCCGGCGCGACGGCGGGCCGCACACCCACTGTCGCAGGTGCACACCACCTATAGCGGGTGTGCACGCCGAACAAAGGGTGTGCGCGTCAACTATGGATGGGTCAGCGGGTCATGCATTCGGTGGCTATGCGGGAGCTCGCCGTGCGTGCCTTCTGCGCGTCGTCGGCGTTCATGCCGAGGGTCTGCTGGTCGGGCGCCGTGGTGTCGTACTTGTCGCTCATCATGACGCGCAAGCCTTCCTGCGAGATGCCCTGTTCTACAAAGAGTTTGGCGGCACAGTCGGCAAGTTGCTTGCTCTTGATGCCTTTGTCCTGGAGGGACTTGGCGAGGTCCGCCTGCGTCACCGTCGGCGCTGCCGCCGCATTGTCGTTGCCGCATGCCGCGAGCACCGGCAGCGCGATGAGCGCTGCGGCGATCAGGGAGATCCGCACCTGAATCCTCTATCTGTCGAATAAACGCTGTCGTCGTAGTTTTCACAAATCCATCGCGGCGCGCAACGCCGTGTCGAGGCGTTCCAGAGCCTCTGATTCCATGTCGTCGAGCCGTTCGGCGAGCCAGCCGCGGAAGATGCGACCGATATTTCCGGCGTGCACCCAGCCGTACCGCTCCACCGGCACCGCGAGGATGTCCCGCGGATCGTCCTCGACCACCTCGGCGGCGATCAGCCACGGCCTCGGCGACTCGTTGATGCCGTCACTGCTGATGAGCACGACGGTGCGCCGACGCGGCGAACCATGCGGGTTGTAGATCCACAGTTCACCCCGCCGCACGCATCGCCTCCTCGGCGGCGGCCAGCTCGGCCGCGTCCGCGGCGGCTTCGGACGTCACGTCCGGCGCCGGACCGCACCCGGTGCGCACGGCCTCGCGCCGCGCGGCCTTCGATATCCACGCCGATGGCGACATGCCCGCGCGGGCCGCGGCCTGCTCGGCGAAAGACCAGGCAGCCTCGTCCAGCGAAAGGGTCACCTTACGCGTTGCCATACCAATTACCTTACCGCTTCCCCGGGCACTCGGGCCAGGCTCGATTGCCGCGTGACCGGCGGTGACCATCAACTGAGGGCGACCGACTGCTGTTAGGGTGAGCGCACTGGCCGAGCGAACAGTTGGGATGGCTGGCATGACGACGTTGAATCACCATCGGGTCGGTGCGGGCGAACCGCTGGTGCTGGTGCACGGCATCGGCAGTCGGTGGCAGGTGTGGGAGCCGATCATCGACACCCTCGCCCGATCCTACGATGTGATCGCCGTGGATCTCCCCGGCTTCGGCGCCTCGGCACCGCTCGCGACAACGACCGTCGACCTGCTCACCGATGCGCTCGCCGAATTCCTTGCGGCACAAGGAATCGAGCGGCCGCACCTGGCAGGCAATTCGATGGGCGGGCTGATCACGCTGAACCTCGGCGCCCGCGGACTCGCCCGCTCCGTTACCGCCTTTTCGCCGATCGCGTTCTGGGACAAGCCTGGTCGCATCTGGTGCCAGCAGTCACTCGGCAAGTCCCGGCTGCTCGCGATCCGACTGAACCCCGCATTGCCGACCGTCCTCGGCACCGCCGCGGGCCGGACGGCGTTCCTGAGGCTGGTCTTCGGCAAACCGTGGGCCGTCGATGCCCAGGTGGCCATGGATACCGCGAACGGCGCGGCCGACGCACCGGGATTCGAGCAAGCCATGGCCTCGTTCGCCGACGCGAAGCCGCCCGAAAACGGGGGCCTGGCAAGCATTCCCGTCACTGTCGCCTGGGGTAGTCGCGACATCCTGCTGACGTACCGAACGCAGAGTCGACGGGCCCGCGCGGTCTTGCCGAACGCGAACCATGTCACCCTGCACGGCAGCGGCCACACACCGTTCTACGACGATCCCGCCGGGTGCGCGAAGGTGGTGCTGGACACCATCGGCGCCCACGGTAAGTAGCGGTCGCCGCTCGAGTCCGCGGTAGCCCGATCAAGGCCCCGATGACGAGGTCGGCTGCGAGCGCGGCGCGGTCAACGTGTCCGGGTGAGCTGTCCCCAAGAGGATGCGCACCGCATTCCGCCAGCGGTGCTCGATGATTCGGTTCCGGCCCACCTCGCCGGTCAACAACACACGCATGGCAAGCCCGGTCATGATCTCGATGGTGAACTCGGTGATCGTCGGCACCCGAGGGTCGTCCGGGAACTCCGCGCGGAAGACATCGCGAATGCTGTTGTGCATCAGTTCGAACAGCCGATGCTCCAGCGGCAGGAACGCGGCGAGCAGTTCCGGATCGGTGCGCGCGCCCACCCATATCTCCAGCGCGGCCAGGAACGACGGCCCACTGAGCATCCGCATGGTCAGCTCGACCGCGGTCTCCAGCCGATCCGCTGACGCCGGGATGTCCTCGAATTCCCTTGTCAGTTGGTCGAATCGGCGGGCGGCGAGATGCTCGACCGCACCGGCGAGCAGATCCGCCTTGGTCGGAAAATGATGCTGTAGCGTGCCGCGCGGCACCCCGGCTCGCTTCTGCACCGCGAGCGTGGTGGTGCCCGCGTAGCCGACCTCGACCAGGCTTTCCAATGCCGCGTCCAGGAGTCGCGTGCGCATGCGCGTCCGGCGCTGCGCCTGCGTCTCCCGGACGCGATCCGGCACGGAGGTCAGCGGCCCTGCCACTGGGGTTCACGCTTCTGCGCGAAGGCGAGCGCGCCCTCGGTGGCGTCCTTGGAAAACAGTGCGGGCAAGGCGATTTCACCCTGCTTGGCGAATGCCTCGGCCACCGTCCAGTCGGGCGACTCATCGATGATCCGCTTGCTGGCGGCGACCGCGAGCGGTGCGGCGGCGGCGATTTCGGCGGCGAGCTCGAGGGCGACCGCCAATGCGGCGCCCGGCTCGGCGATCCGATTGACCAGGCCCAACTGATAGAGCCGTTCGGCGCCGACCCGCCCACCGGTCAGCGCGAGCTCGGCGGCCATGCTGCGCGGCAGCCGCTGGGTCAGGCGCAGCACTCCACCGCCCGCGGCAACCAAGCCGCGCTTGACTTCCGGGATACCGAACTGGGCATTACTGGCGGCGACGATGAGGTCACCGGACAGCGCCAACTCGAAACCACCGGCCAGCGCGAAACCCTCGACCGCCGAAATCATCGGCTTCACCGGAGGTTTCGCGGCAATCCCCAGCGGCCCGCGCCGCTGCGTCATCGGCATCTCACCCTTCGATGCGGCGACGAGATCCATGCCCGCACTGAAGGTTCCGCCCGCGCCGGTGAGCACCAGCACCCGGGCGGCGTCGTCGGCTTCGAATTCGTCGACGGCGGTCTCGATGGCCTGTGCGGTGGCCAGGTTGATGGCGTTGCGGGCCTCCGGGCGATTGACGGTCAGCACGGTGATCGCGTCGCGCCGTTCAACCAGTATCAGGTCATTCATCGGGCGGTCCTCTCGGTGAGCAAGGTGAGCTTGTCGGCGGCGGTGATATCGGCTGCGGCGCCGAGCGGGTCGCCGCCGTCGAACGCCGCGACGGTCTCGGCGTCGGACGCCCGGATCAGTATGCGGGCACCGCTCGGGGTGAGGGCGCTCACCACGACGGCCTCGGGTTCGTCGGCGTGGTCTGGCGCGGGGCCCTTGCGATAGGCGACGGTGTACGCCTCGACGGTGGCCGGGCCGGTGTAGCCCGGGGCCGCCGCCCGCCGTGCCGCGGGCACCTCCGCCTCGATCGAATGGAACAGTCGCGCAGGAGGTTTCGCCGAGTACACACCGACGCCGTGTTTGGTGATGTACCAGCCGAGCGCGGTGGCGAGGCCGTAGGCATCCGGATCCTCGCGCAACAGGCCGACCAGTGTCGCGATCGAATGGGTGCTGTAGTTGTTGCCGGGGCCGCCGCCGAAGGTGAGCCCGCCGGTGACCGAAAGCGGTCGCGCGGGATCATCGATGGGCAGGCCGAGCGCCTCGGCCGCGACCTGTACCGCGACCGGGAAGCAGGAATACAGGTCGATGTGCGCGACGTCGTCGATGCCGATACCGGCCGCACCGAGTGCGGCCCGCCCGGCCGCCGCGATGGCGGGCGAGGCGGCCATGTCCGCGCGTTCGGAGACGAACCACTCATCGGTGGCGGTGGCTCCGCCGTGTGGGAATACCCACCGGTCCCGAGGCACCCCGGCCGCGGCCGCGGCGGCCGCACTGCACACGATCAATCCGGCGCCCAGATCCACCGACAGATTCGCGATGAGCAGCTTCGGATACGGCGTAGACACCATCCGATTCGCACGCGTCGGGGTCACCAGGTCGGCGGCCGACTGCGCCGTGGGCTGCCACGCATAGGGATTGGCCGCCGCCACGGCGGACAGCCGCGACCACAGCTCACCGGTTCGGGTGCGGTGCTCGTCCTCGCTCAGCCCTAGCCTGCCGCGCAGCGCGGTTTCCATCAACGCGTAGAAGTACACCGGTCCCCACAGCCCGGCCGCGGTTTCCATCTCGGAGTTGGGCGCGCGGTCCGACCCGATGAGTTCGCTCGGCCGCACCTCGTCGGACTGCTCCGGCCAATCCAGCGCGGCACCCGCTCGGGTCGAGGCGTTCCACGAGGCCACCGCTTCGGCCCCGGTGATGAGCGCAACCTCGGACTTTCCATCGGCAATGGCCTGGGCGACCGTGTTGAGCAGGCGCTGCGGTGCGTCGCCGCCGAAGCGCACCGACTGGATCGTCCGCTTCGGCGACGCACCGAGTTCGGCGGCGACCAGCGCACCGAGGTCCGCGTACGGCCTGCTGACCGGCGCCGCGGCCGCGATCAGGTCCGCGGCTCGGACCAGCCGATCACCGGTGCCGCTGTCGGCGCCCGCGCGGCGCAGGGCTTCGGCGGCGAGTTCGACCGGTCCCGGCAATCCCGGCTCGCCGTTCCGATGCACGACCTGCCCGGCACCGACCAGAACCGGCGTTCGGGGATCCATTCCCGCTGGCAGCATTGTTCCTCCGCTCCATCGGTTACCGTCAGCATTGACGGTAACTTGCGTTCGATTAGAACAGAGTCCGGATGGCCGGGCAATGGGCCGCTGGACCCGAACTGACTCACGGGTAAGATCCGGGAATGGGCACCAACATCGCGCTGCGGTTCGACGGCGACCGCGCCTACGTCACGCTCGATCGACCGGACAAGCACAACGGCCTCACCATCGACATGCTCCGCGACCTGATCGACACCGCGCACACCATCGCGGGTCGCGACGACGTGCGCGCGGTGATCATGTCCGGCAACGGCCCGAGCTTCAGCAGCGGCCTCGACATCGCCAAGGCGACCGGCGACCCGCTGTCCATCGTGCGCAGCTTCGTCCCGCTGCCCTGGCGCGGCACCAACACCTTCCAGGAAGCCTGCTGGGCGTGGCGCAGGCTGCGGGTTCCGGTGATCGCCGCGGTGCACGGCCGCTGCTACGGGGGCGGACTACAACTCGCACTGGCCGCCGATTTCCGCTTCGCCACCCCGGATTCGGAATTCTCGGTGATGGAGGCCAAGCACGGCCTGGTTCCCGACATGACCGGCGCGGCCACCCTGTCCCGACTGGTCGGCGTCGACAAGGCGCTGCTGCTGACCATGACCGCGGACACCGTGGACGCCGCCTACGCCGAGCGGATCGGCCTGGTCACCGAGGTCACCGCGGACCCGGTCGCGGCGGCGGAGAAGCTTGCCGAGCGGATCGCGACCCGCTCCCCGCACGCCGTCGCCGGAGCCAAGCGGCTGTTCGACAAGGCGTGGCACGCCTCGACACGCCACACCTTCGCACTGGAGCGGGCGACTCAATTGCCGTTGATCATTCGGCTGGCCATGAAGCGGGGAAAGGCTTCGGAACAGTAGAGGTAGACGGCCTATTTTGGGACGTACGCCACATTAGCCTCTGGTTCGCTGCTAGCATTTCGCCAGATATGCCAGCCAGTCGATTGTGGTGCGTAGCACACCGCGAAAGGGTCTGTATATCGCGGGACGTCCGTGTTTCGCACCGCTCTCGGCGCGAATCCGGAGGGCTCACAGACCTTGACCAAGACCCCTTTGCTCTTGCTGTCAGCGTTGGCGGGTGCCTCGGCCTTG from Nocardia iowensis includes these protein-coding regions:
- a CDS encoding TetR/AcrR family transcriptional regulator, with amino-acid sequence MRTRLLDAALESLVEVGYAGTTTLAVQKRAGVPRGTLQHHFPTKADLLAGAVEHLAARRFDQLTREFEDIPASADRLETAVELTMRMLSGPSFLAALEIWVGARTDPELLAAFLPLEHRLFELMHNSIRDVFRAEFPDDPRVPTITEFTIEIMTGLAMRVLLTGEVGRNRIIEHRWRNAVRILLGTAHPDTLTAPRSQPTSSSGP
- a CDS encoding thiolase C-terminal domain-containing protein; translation: MLPAGMDPRTPVLVGAGQVVHRNGEPGLPGPVELAAEALRRAGADSGTGDRLVRAADLIAAAAPVSRPYADLGALVAAELGASPKRTIQSVRFGGDAPQRLLNTVAQAIADGKSEVALITGAEAVASWNASTRAGAALDWPEQSDEVRPSELIGSDRAPNSEMETAAGLWGPVYFYALMETALRGRLGLSEDEHRTRTGELWSRLSAVAAANPYAWQPTAQSAADLVTPTRANRMVSTPYPKLLIANLSVDLGAGLIVCSAAAAAAAGVPRDRWVFPHGGATATDEWFVSERADMAASPAIAAAGRAALGAAGIGIDDVAHIDLYSCFPVAVQVAAEALGLPIDDPARPLSVTGGLTFGGGPGNNYSTHSIATLVGLLREDPDAYGLATALGWYITKHGVGVYSAKPPARLFHSIEAEVPAARRAAAPGYTGPATVEAYTVAYRKGPAPDHADEPEAVVVSALTPSGARILIRASDAETVAAFDGGDPLGAAADITAADKLTLLTERTAR
- a CDS encoding DUF1905 domain-containing protein, which produces MAGSEYSFTAEVWEHSGEMSWHFISLPEDIADEIEEKYAHRAGGFGSVRVHVTIGISRWSTSLFPDKSRATYLLPLKKAIRTAEELTAGSRPRIELVVAV
- a CDS encoding alpha/beta fold hydrolase → MTTLNHHRVGAGEPLVLVHGIGSRWQVWEPIIDTLARSYDVIAVDLPGFGASAPLATTTVDLLTDALAEFLAAQGIERPHLAGNSMGGLITLNLGARGLARSVTAFSPIAFWDKPGRIWCQQSLGKSRLLAIRLNPALPTVLGTAAGRTAFLRLVFGKPWAVDAQVAMDTANGAADAPGFEQAMASFADAKPPENGGLASIPVTVAWGSRDILLTYRTQSRRARAVLPNANHVTLHGSGHTPFYDDPAGCAKVVLDTIGAHGK
- a CDS encoding crotonase/enoyl-CoA hydratase family protein, giving the protein MALRFDGDRAYVTLDRPDKHNGLTIDMLRDLIDTAHTIAGRDDVRAVIMSGNGPSFSSGLDIAKATGDPLSIVRSFVPLPWRGTNTFQEACWAWRRLRVPVIAAVHGRCYGGGLQLALAADFRFATPDSEFSVMEAKHGLVPDMTGAATLSRLVGVDKALLLTMTADTVDAAYAERIGLVTEVTADPVAAAEKLAERIATRSPHAVAGAKRLFDKAWHASTRHTFALERATQLPLIIRLAMKRGKASEQ
- a CDS encoding crotonase/enoyl-CoA hydratase family protein; the protein is MNDLILVERRDAITVLTVNRPEARNAINLATAQAIETAVDEFEADDAARVLVLTGAGGTFSAGMDLVAASKGEMPMTQRRGPLGIAAKPPVKPMISAVEGFALAGGFELALSGDLIVAASNAQFGIPEVKRGLVAAGGGVLRLTQRLPRSMAAELALTGGRVGAERLYQLGLVNRIAEPGAALAVALELAAEIAAAAPLAVAASKRIIDESPDWTVAEAFAKQGEIALPALFSKDATEGALAFAQKREPQWQGR